A window of Puniceicoccus vermicola contains these coding sequences:
- a CDS encoding M20/M25/M40 family metallo-hydrolase, with translation MKDPVELLSEYIAHASVSTDPNAKEGMRGAIGFATERLKELGFTVEEVPTPLHPILLAERLTSPEDPHVLIYGHYDVQPSDPDKLWTTPPYQAEIRGKRIYGRGSADNKGPQIVHMAALAKALEENPDLALNITWFIEGEEEIGSPSFRGFLKTYKDRLSAADFVLLSDTGSPSADQLVVTTALRGLVSMEVKLTGPKMDLHSGIHGGAVRNPIQALSTLLATLHNEDGSVNLPGFYDGVSLPEDWEREELSRLPWTEEEYAKFLDVDEFFTAPGYNALEAVRFGPTLEINGIGGGFQGEGQKTVIPSQAFAKLTCRLVAGQSADRIESLLVKALQERCPSGVRISIETHGGGDPYFIVPPNRSNTPADQSPEIQKGFSVLESAITESFGKRPLYLREGGSVPIIADLKDIVGLDTIMVGLFTPSDNLHAPDESFHLDILNNGISAFAKVFAELARK, from the coding sequence ATGAAAGACCCGGTTGAACTTCTCAGTGAATACATCGCTCACGCCAGTGTTTCCACGGACCCGAATGCGAAGGAGGGAATGCGCGGAGCCATCGGATTCGCCACGGAGAGACTGAAAGAGCTGGGCTTCACTGTCGAAGAAGTGCCGACCCCACTCCACCCTATTCTTTTGGCCGAACGTCTGACCAGCCCTGAAGACCCGCACGTTCTCATTTACGGGCATTACGACGTGCAGCCTTCGGATCCGGACAAACTCTGGACCACACCTCCCTATCAAGCCGAGATCCGCGGCAAGCGAATCTACGGCCGGGGCTCCGCCGATAATAAAGGCCCTCAGATCGTCCATATGGCGGCGCTGGCCAAGGCGCTGGAAGAGAATCCAGATCTGGCCCTGAACATCACCTGGTTCATTGAGGGTGAAGAGGAAATCGGGAGCCCGAGCTTCCGAGGATTTCTCAAGACTTATAAGGACCGGCTCAGTGCAGCGGATTTCGTTCTTCTCTCCGATACCGGAAGCCCATCCGCCGATCAATTGGTCGTGACCACGGCCTTGCGCGGACTCGTTTCCATGGAAGTCAAGCTGACCGGGCCGAAGATGGATCTGCACTCGGGCATTCACGGAGGCGCTGTCCGCAATCCGATTCAGGCTCTCTCCACACTCTTGGCCACTCTCCACAATGAGGATGGCTCGGTGAACCTCCCCGGATTTTACGACGGAGTCTCGCTCCCCGAGGATTGGGAACGTGAGGAACTCTCGCGTCTCCCATGGACCGAAGAGGAATACGCCAAGTTCCTCGATGTGGATGAATTTTTCACCGCCCCCGGATACAATGCGCTCGAGGCGGTTCGCTTTGGACCGACTCTGGAAATCAACGGGATCGGCGGCGGTTTTCAGGGAGAAGGCCAGAAGACAGTCATCCCCAGCCAAGCCTTCGCCAAGCTCACTTGCCGACTGGTGGCCGGCCAGAGTGCCGATCGAATCGAATCTCTCCTCGTCAAAGCCTTACAAGAGCGCTGCCCTTCCGGCGTCCGCATTTCCATAGAAACCCACGGCGGCGGCGATCCCTACTTCATCGTACCGCCCAATCGCTCCAACACACCGGCCGACCAAAGTCCGGAAATCCAAAAAGGGTTTTCCGTCCTCGAAAGTGCCATCACCGAATCATTTGGGAAAAGACCTCTCTACCTCCGGGAAGGCGGAAGTGTTCCCATCATCGCCGATCTCAAAGACATTGTCGGGCTCGACACAATTATGGTCGGCCTCTTTACCCCATCCGACAACCTCCATGCTCCGGACGAGAGCTTCCACCTCGACATTTTGAACAATGGCATTTCCGCCTTTGCCAAAGTTTTTGCCGAGCTGGCGAGAAAGTAG
- a CDS encoding nucleotidyltransferase family protein, translating into MKPTLLVLAAGMGSRYGGLKQIDPMGPNGETMLDYAVSDAVKAGFGRVVFVIRRDIEEAFRETVGTRIPSSIEVDYAFQELADLPPSFVVPEGREKPWGTAHAVRAARKVVNEPFAVINADDFYGQEAFSSIGSWLREQDPERPAVAMVGYRLENTLSEHGSVNRGICVVENHLLRRIEEVEKLRLEKDGMVRGTPPSGFRREVAAQTPVSMNFWGFTPAVFPLLEQAFDIFLRKRIHESKSEWYLPAVVDEWIASGLLQCPVLETDSQWFGVTYPEDREKVTAALKEMGLTVER; encoded by the coding sequence ATGAAGCCGACACTCCTCGTCCTCGCCGCCGGAATGGGTAGCCGCTATGGCGGCTTGAAACAGATCGACCCCATGGGTCCCAACGGGGAGACGATGCTCGACTATGCGGTCTCGGATGCCGTGAAAGCGGGATTCGGTCGGGTAGTCTTCGTGATTCGACGGGACATCGAAGAGGCTTTCCGCGAAACCGTGGGAACGCGAATCCCGAGCTCTATTGAGGTCGATTACGCCTTTCAGGAATTGGCCGACTTGCCGCCCTCTTTTGTGGTTCCCGAAGGCCGGGAGAAACCCTGGGGCACCGCCCACGCGGTGCGGGCGGCCCGAAAGGTCGTGAACGAGCCGTTTGCGGTGATCAACGCCGATGATTTTTACGGTCAGGAAGCATTCTCCTCGATCGGTTCGTGGCTCAGGGAACAGGATCCGGAACGGCCTGCCGTGGCCATGGTCGGCTATCGGCTGGAAAACACACTGTCCGAGCATGGTTCGGTCAATCGAGGTATTTGCGTCGTCGAGAATCATTTGCTCCGGCGAATCGAGGAGGTGGAAAAACTCCGCCTCGAGAAAGATGGGATGGTCCGCGGAACTCCTCCCAGTGGATTCCGCCGTGAGGTTGCCGCCCAGACGCCGGTTTCGATGAATTTCTGGGGCTTCACCCCGGCGGTGTTCCCCCTTCTCGAGCAAGCCTTCGACATTTTCTTGCGCAAGCGGATCCACGAATCGAAGTCGGAATGGTATCTCCCGGCCGTGGTCGATGAATGGATCGCCTCAGGATTGCTCCAATGCCCAGTCCTCGAAACAGACAGCCAATGGTTTGGCGTCACTTATCCGGAAGACCGTGAGAAGGTCACCGCTGCGTTGAAAGAGATGGGTCTGACAGTCGAACGGTAG
- a CDS encoding Fur family transcriptional regulator: protein MPTARKRSTRQRKAILEVLEKERRPLTFDQIFAGARELCPGLGERTVFRNLSEMVQEFELARVHYPGQPNRYELPSPDGEHHPHFICRECNQVFTLPFETPDVMDRIPQHPDFVYEGEEVVIFGRCRDCRSTGGAQ, encoded by the coding sequence ATGCCTACCGCACGTAAACGATCGACCCGCCAGCGCAAAGCAATTCTTGAAGTTCTGGAAAAGGAGAGGCGTCCTCTTACCTTTGATCAGATCTTCGCAGGTGCCCGGGAGCTATGCCCCGGATTGGGTGAGCGCACTGTCTTTCGCAACCTTTCTGAAATGGTGCAGGAATTTGAGCTCGCCCGAGTGCACTACCCAGGTCAGCCGAATCGATACGAGTTGCCCTCGCCCGATGGGGAACATCACCCGCATTTCATTTGCCGGGAGTGCAATCAGGTCTTCACCCTTCCTTTCGAAACGCCAGATGTCATGGATCGTATTCCCCAGCATCCGGATTTCGTCTACGAAGGAGAAGAAGTTGTCATCTTTGGCCGGTGTCGCGACTGTCGCAGCACCGGTGGGGCGCAGTAG